A section of the Arcobacter sp. LA11 genome encodes:
- a CDS encoding molybdenum cofactor biosynthesis protein MoaE, with the protein MQNLILCDGPLDVNKINANWFDEFKNSNYGAIITFNGVVRDENGIDGLSFDIYEPILNNWFNAWQEKAKEKNAIVLMAHSRGDVLNHESSYIAAVCSPKRRVALEMIDEFVEDFKAAAPIWKYDIIDGKRVYAEDRSTAIKGAGILN; encoded by the coding sequence GTGCAGAATTTAATTTTATGTGATGGGCCTTTAGATGTAAATAAAATAAATGCAAATTGGTTTGATGAATTTAAAAATTCAAATTATGGAGCAATTATTACATTTAATGGTGTAGTTAGAGATGAAAATGGAATTGATGGTTTAAGTTTTGATATTTATGAACCAATATTAAATAATTGGTTTAATGCTTGGCAAGAGAAAGCAAAAGAAAAAAATGCAATTGTTCTAATGGCACATAGTAGAGGTGATGTCTTAAATCATGAAAGTTCTTATATAGCTGCTGTTTGTTCGCCTAAAAGAAGAGTTGCCTTAGAAATGATAGATGAATTTGTGGAAGATTTTAAAGCTGCTGCTCCTATTTGGAAATATGATATTATTGATGGAAAAAGAGTTTATGCAGAAGATAGAAGTACAGCTATAAAAGGTGCGGGCATATTAAATTGA
- a CDS encoding MoaD/ThiS family protein, which translates to MVKVEFLGPINKNAMEVEITNLSELSSILKNDEQVSTWLETCAVAINDTLISSKDVALNDGDRISLLPPVCGG; encoded by the coding sequence ATGGTTAAGGTAGAATTCTTAGGCCCAATTAACAAAAACGCAATGGAAGTAGAAATTACTAATTTAAGTGAATTAAGTTCAATTTTAAAGAATGATGAGCAAGTATCAACATGGTTAGAGACTTGTGCAGTTGCAATAAATGACACTTTAATTTCCTCAAAAGATGTTGCATTGAATGATGGTGATAGAATATCGCTACTTCCTCCAGTATGTGGTGGTTAA
- a CDS encoding histidinol-phosphatase HisJ, translating to MSEKVRVDLHNHTTLCNHAVGSMEEYVQKAIEMKIDIFGFSEHAPMNFDPKYRMDISEKDFYENEVKTLKEKYKNDIEILLAYEVDFMQNKDLILDEIINSDVDYLIGSVHFIQEKNSSLWGFDNPEFIGKYKEKNIDDIWIDYFTAIEQMANSRYFDIVGHLDLIKVFKYLPNKDIRLLAKNALKAIKKSEMVLEINAAGLRKPIGEAYPSKDLLSMAYELNIPITFSSDAHAVEQIGFKYDELVNFAKDIGYSKCVTFKNRDKQLVTF from the coding sequence TTGAGTGAAAAAGTTAGGGTAGATTTACATAATCATACAACTCTTTGTAATCATGCAGTTGGTAGTATGGAGGAGTATGTTCAAAAAGCAATTGAAATGAAGATTGATATTTTTGGATTTTCAGAACATGCTCCAATGAATTTTGATCCTAAATATCGTATGGATATTTCAGAGAAAGATTTCTATGAAAATGAAGTAAAAACTTTAAAAGAAAAGTATAAAAACGATATTGAAATTTTACTGGCTTATGAAGTCGATTTTATGCAGAACAAAGATTTAATATTAGATGAAATTATAAATTCAGACGTGGATTATCTAATAGGCTCTGTTCATTTTATTCAAGAAAAAAATAGCTCTTTATGGGGCTTTGACAATCCAGAGTTTATAGGTAAATATAAAGAAAAAAATATAGATGATATTTGGATAGATTATTTTACTGCAATTGAGCAAATGGCAAATTCTAGATATTTTGATATTGTTGGGCACTTAGATTTAATAAAAGTATTTAAGTATCTACCAAATAAAGATATAAGATTACTTGCTAAAAATGCATTAAAAGCAATAAAAAAATCAGAAATGGTTTTAGAGATAAATGCAGCAGGTTTAAGAAAACCTATTGGTGAAGCATATCCTTCTAAAGATTTACTATCCATGGCATATGAATTAAATATTCCTATTACATTCTCTTCTGATGCTCATGCAGTTGAACAAATAGGATTTAAATATGATGAGCTTGTAAATTTTGCAAAAGATATTGGTTATTCAAAATGCGTGACCTTTAAAAATAGAGATAAACAACTAGTTACTTTTTAA
- a CDS encoding UDP-N-acetylglucosamine--N-acetylmuramyl-(pentapeptide) pyrophosphoryl-undecaprenol N-acetylglucosamine transferase, giving the protein MKGSVVITGGGTGGHLKVADSFIEEFNKRGIKPIFIGSINGQDKTWFEGDKRLKKTIFLDTKGVVNKKGLGKLSSLFQIFKAMNQCFNIYSKNNVKTVISVGGFSAAPATFASILSWGCKLYIHEQNSVMGRLNELTSKFATEIFSSFDDKSLIKDYPVSEEFFNNARIRDDLKTVIFLGGSQGAQAINNFAIKVAPRLDKLGLRIIHQTGKADILRVTKAYKEMKIDVDVFAFTKELSKKMNEADFAISRAGASTLWELSANSLPTLFIPYPYAAKDHQYTNAKFLEEKGLCYISREKDLNEDVLIDILKKDNYLMSKKLVNSINCDAVESIVDIILHNNK; this is encoded by the coding sequence ATGAAGGGTTCAGTTGTTATAACTGGTGGTGGTACTGGTGGACATTTAAAAGTTGCGGATTCATTTATTGAAGAGTTTAATAAAAGAGGAATAAAACCTATTTTTATTGGTTCAATAAATGGTCAAGATAAAACTTGGTTTGAAGGGGATAAAAGATTAAAAAAGACTATCTTTTTAGATACTAAAGGAGTAGTAAATAAAAAAGGTCTAGGAAAACTTAGTTCTTTGTTTCAAATATTTAAAGCAATGAATCAATGTTTTAATATTTATAGTAAAAATAATGTAAAAACAGTGATTAGCGTAGGTGGGTTTTCTGCTGCTCCTGCCACTTTTGCTTCAATTTTATCTTGGGGTTGCAAACTATATATACATGAACAAAATTCTGTGATGGGTAGATTAAATGAACTAACTTCAAAATTTGCAACTGAAATATTCTCTTCTTTTGATGATAAATCATTAATAAAAGATTATCCTGTATCAGAAGAATTTTTTAATAATGCAAGAATTAGAGATGATTTAAAAACTGTAATCTTTTTAGGTGGTTCTCAAGGGGCACAAGCAATTAATAATTTTGCAATAAAAGTTGCACCTAGATTAGACAAATTAGGTTTAAGAATAATCCATCAAACAGGTAAAGCTGATATCTTGCGTGTTACTAAAGCCTATAAAGAAATGAAGATTGATGTTGATGTTTTTGCTTTTACTAAAGAGCTATCAAAAAAGATGAATGAAGCCGATTTTGCAATTAGTAGAGCTGGTGCTTCAACTCTTTGGGAATTAAGTGCTAATTCTTTACCAACACTTTTTATTCCCTATCCTTATGCTGCAAAAGATCATCAATATACTAATGCAAAATTTTTAGAAGAAAAGGGTCTTTGTTATATATCACGTGAAAAAGATTTAAATGAAGATGTACTTATTGATATATTAAAAAAAGATAATTATTTGATGAGTAAAAAATTAGTCAATTCAATTAACTGTGATGCAGTTGAATCCATAGTTGATATCATTCTACATAACAATAAGTAG
- a CDS encoding undecaprenyl-diphosphate phosphatase, with protein MDIIDSIILGIIEGITEFLPISSTGHLIVASEFLGIDQNSVTKAYEVIIQFAAILAVVLNYPSKFTFKHIDLWTKIFIAFLPIAAIGFLFSNQVKALFSLEVVAIMFIIGGIVFLIVEKFYDESKHITSDVEDVTYKQSLYIGLAQIFALIPGTSRAGSSIIGAMLVGLNRKASAEFSFLLAFPVMCATTGYDLLKHHNELFSDANLMNLLVGFVISFLVAFIAIKLFLKFLENFTFVAFGIYRILFGIILLIVM; from the coding sequence ATGGATATTATTGATTCAATAATTTTAGGAATCATAGAAGGAATTACTGAATTTCTACCTATCTCTTCAACAGGTCATCTAATTGTTGCAAGTGAATTTTTAGGAATAGACCAAAATTCTGTTACGAAAGCATATGAAGTGATTATTCAATTTGCTGCTATTTTAGCAGTTGTTTTAAACTATCCAAGTAAATTTACTTTCAAACATATTGATTTATGGACTAAAATTTTTATTGCTTTCTTACCTATTGCAGCTATTGGTTTTCTTTTTTCAAATCAAGTAAAAGCATTATTTTCACTTGAAGTAGTTGCTATTATGTTTATTATTGGAGGAATTGTATTTTTAATAGTTGAAAAATTTTATGATGAATCAAAACATATAACAAGTGATGTTGAAGATGTCACATATAAACAGTCTTTATATATAGGATTAGCACAAATTTTTGCGCTAATCCCTGGTACAAGTAGAGCTGGTTCAAGTATTATTGGAGCTATGTTAGTTGGACTTAATAGAAAAGCTAGTGCAGAATTTTCTTTTCTTTTAGCCTTTCCTGTTATGTGTGCTACTACAGGATATGATTTATTAAAACACCATAATGAATTATTTTCAGATGCAAATTTAATGAATCTTCTAGTTGGATTTGTTATCTCATTTTTAGTTGCATTTATTGCAATTAAACTATTTCTAAAATTCTTAGAAAACTTTACTTTTGTTGCATTTGGAATTTATAGAATTCTATTTGGTATCATTCTACTTATTGTTATGTAG
- a CDS encoding MqnA/MqnD/SBP family protein: MIFAKIDFINLLPFHVYIKKNIRSNQIKSIIQYKKSYPADINRKFKKRKVDSAFISSITSRGEKRLNLGIVAKNDVQSVILIPGIPKDDFQSETSNALAKVLDLKGEVLIGDKALKYFHENKDKEFIDLAKAWKDKYKLPFVFATLCYSKNGKMLEKIIKGFNKKHIKIPQYILNSYSRRSGISNKNILEYLEKIDYDIGEQETRALKKFLKLTK; the protein is encoded by the coding sequence ATGATATTTGCAAAAATTGACTTTATAAACTTACTACCTTTTCACGTCTATATAAAAAAGAATATAAGATCAAACCAAATAAAATCTATAATTCAATATAAAAAGTCGTATCCAGCTGATATAAACCGAAAATTTAAAAAAAGAAAAGTTGATTCAGCTTTCATCTCTTCAATTACTTCAAGAGGTGAAAAAAGATTAAACCTTGGAATAGTAGCAAAAAATGATGTTCAATCAGTTATCTTAATTCCAGGAATTCCCAAAGATGATTTTCAAAGTGAAACTTCAAATGCCTTAGCAAAAGTATTAGATTTAAAAGGCGAAGTTTTAATAGGAGATAAAGCATTAAAATATTTCCACGAAAATAAAGATAAAGAATTTATAGATTTAGCAAAAGCTTGGAAAGATAAATATAAACTTCCTTTTGTATTTGCGACACTTTGTTACTCTAAAAATGGAAAAATGTTAGAAAAAATTATTAAAGGATTTAATAAAAAACATATTAAAATTCCGCAATATATTTTAAACTCTTATTCAAGAAGATCAGGGATATCTAATAAAAACATTTTAGAATATCTTGAAAAAATAGATTATGATATAGGGGAACAAGAAACAAGAGCTCTAAAAAAATTTCTTAAACTTACAAAATAA
- the glnA gene encoding type I glutamate--ammonia ligase — MGKFVNNNEEFFKYCEENEVQFVDFRFTDMKGMWHHLTYMMSAVTADQLSLGMPFDGSSVDAWQPINKSDMLLKPDVGTAFLDPFTADSTIIVFCDVYDIYKGQMYEKCPRSIAKKALTHLSESGVGDVAYFGPENEFFIFDDVKIIDSINESYYKVDSEEGEWSDSSDFEGGNIGHRPRTKGGYFPVQPTDSMVDLRAEMMQILEQVGLEVVLGHHEVAQAQGEIGIVFGDLIEAADNVQKYKYVCKMVAHLNGKSCTFMPKPLFGDNGNGMHVHQSIWKDGKNLFYTEGEYGNLSEMARHYVGGIFKHARAVAAFTNPSTNSYKRLIPGFEAPSILTYSSQNRSASCRVPYGAGEKATRIEMRFPDSTSCPYLAFAAMLMAGLDGIANKIEPIGPMDEDLFEMPLDEIRERNIPQMPHTLRGSLEALIRDNDFLKPVFTEDMVDTYQHYKFETQVWPDEARPTAFEFKSTYSC, encoded by the coding sequence ATGGGTAAATTTGTTAACAATAACGAAGAGTTTTTCAAATATTGTGAAGAGAATGAAGTACAATTTGTAGATTTTAGATTTACAGATATGAAAGGGATGTGGCATCACTTAACGTATATGATGAGTGCAGTTACAGCTGATCAATTATCATTAGGAATGCCTTTTGATGGTTCTTCTGTTGATGCATGGCAACCAATTAATAAATCAGATATGTTATTAAAGCCAGATGTTGGTACTGCATTTTTAGATCCATTCACTGCTGATTCAACAATTATCGTATTTTGTGATGTTTATGATATTTATAAAGGTCAAATGTATGAAAAATGTCCAAGATCTATTGCTAAAAAAGCATTAACTCATTTAAGTGAGTCTGGTGTTGGTGATGTTGCTTACTTTGGACCTGAAAATGAATTCTTTATTTTTGATGATGTAAAAATCATTGATTCTATCAATGAGTCTTACTATAAAGTAGATTCTGAAGAGGGTGAGTGGTCAGATTCTTCTGATTTTGAAGGTGGAAATATTGGACATAGACCAAGAACAAAAGGTGGTTACTTCCCAGTTCAACCAACTGATTCTATGGTTGATTTAAGAGCTGAAATGATGCAAATTTTAGAGCAAGTAGGACTAGAGGTTGTTTTAGGGCACCACGAAGTTGCACAAGCTCAAGGTGAAATTGGTATCGTATTTGGAGACTTAATTGAAGCTGCTGATAACGTACAAAAATATAAATACGTTTGTAAAATGGTTGCACACTTAAATGGTAAATCTTGTACATTTATGCCAAAACCTTTATTTGGTGATAATGGAAATGGTATGCACGTTCACCAATCAATCTGGAAAGATGGTAAAAACTTATTCTATACAGAAGGTGAGTATGGTAACCTTTCTGAAATGGCTAGACACTATGTTGGTGGAATCTTTAAACACGCTAGAGCAGTTGCTGCATTTACTAACCCATCAACTAACTCTTACAAAAGATTAATTCCAGGGTTTGAAGCTCCTTCAATCTTAACTTATTCTTCTCAAAATAGATCTGCTTCTTGTAGAGTTCCTTATGGAGCTGGTGAAAAAGCAACTAGAATTGAAATGAGATTCCCAGATTCAACTTCTTGTCCTTACTTAGCATTTGCTGCTATGTTAATGGCTGGTCTTGATGGAATTGCTAATAAAATTGAACCAATTGGTCCAATGGATGAAGATTTATTTGAAATGCCATTAGATGAGATTAGAGAAAGAAATATTCCTCAAATGCCTCATACTTTAAGAGGTTCATTAGAAGCTTTAATTAGAGATAATGATTTCTTAAAACCAGTATTTACGGAAGATATGGTAGATACTTATCAACACTATAAATTTGAAACTCAAGTTTGGCCTGATGAAGCTAGACCTACAGCATTCGAATTTAAATCAACTTATTCTTGTTAA